The proteins below are encoded in one region of Trueperaceae bacterium:
- a CDS encoding ABA4-like family protein has protein sequence MDVTFALLNVATLPWWASMLLFPRTPATVRMVTSVWPFVGFAAAYAALLLATLAGGGAPASLEASALARTLASPAGFLTVWAHVLALDLFAGTWIFRDARYYGRLPRVELLLTWFAGPLGLGLYLWRRRTWRGPGGARVVN, from the coding sequence ATGGACGTGACCTTCGCGCTGTTGAACGTCGCGACGCTGCCCTGGTGGGCGTCGATGCTGTTGTTCCCCCGCACCCCGGCGACCGTCCGGATGGTGACGTCGGTCTGGCCGTTCGTGGGGTTCGCCGCGGCGTACGCCGCGCTGCTCCTCGCGACCCTCGCGGGGGGCGGGGCGCCCGCCTCGCTGGAGGCGTCCGCCCTCGCCCGGACGCTGGCGAGCCCCGCGGGGTTCCTGACGGTCTGGGCGCACGTCCTGGCGCTCGACCTGTTCGCCGGCACGTGGATCTTTCGCGACGCGCGGTACTACGGGCGTCTGCCCCGCGTCGAGCTGCTGCTCACCTGGTTCGCGGGGCCGTTGGGCCTCGGGCTGTACCTGTGGCGGCGCCGCACCTGGCGTGGACCGGGCGGCGCTCGGGTGGTGAACTGA
- a CDS encoding DUF1844 domain-containing protein, producing MADPRFIGLVHSLLSSAQAAVGEPHSPMHRHLERDGVHARRTATRSLGLLELLAEKTAGNLDETERAALHDALTRVREALAAVDPDGATRDGEVELPTILPGIRDE from the coding sequence GTGGCCGACCCCCGCTTCATCGGGCTCGTCCACAGCCTCCTCAGCTCCGCGCAGGCGGCGGTCGGGGAGCCCCACAGCCCCATGCACCGCCACCTCGAGCGCGACGGCGTGCACGCCCGCCGCACCGCGACGCGGAGCCTCGGCCTGCTCGAGCTGCTCGCGGAGAAGACGGCGGGCAACCTCGACGAGACCGAACGCGCGGCGTTGCACGATGCGCTCACGCGCGTCCGGGAGGCGTTGGCCGCCGTCGACCCGGACGGCGCGACGCGCGACGGGGAGGTCGAACTGCCGACGATCCTGCCCGGGATCCGCGACGAATGA
- a CDS encoding DUF456 domain-containing protein, producing the protein MSAAVVLAYAVFAVALLVGLAGVILPVLPGVPLVAVGALAAAWIRGFEVVGVAPLVWVAALAVVAQAVDLIAGAVGAKLGGAGRAGFWGGVVGSLVGLLAFPPLGFLVGALVGAVAAEVLAGRSGRDAVRAGIGAFAGTVGGVVAKALVLVAMAVVMVPALA; encoded by the coding sequence GTGAGCGCCGCGGTCGTTCTGGCGTACGCGGTGTTCGCCGTCGCGCTCCTCGTGGGGTTGGCCGGCGTGATCCTCCCCGTCCTGCCCGGCGTGCCGCTCGTCGCCGTCGGGGCGCTCGCCGCCGCCTGGATCCGCGGGTTCGAGGTCGTCGGCGTCGCGCCGCTCGTGTGGGTGGCGGCGTTGGCGGTCGTCGCGCAGGCCGTCGACCTGATCGCCGGCGCGGTCGGCGCGAAGCTCGGGGGGGCGGGCCGCGCCGGCTTCTGGGGCGGCGTCGTCGGGTCGCTCGTCGGCCTGCTCGCGTTCCCGCCCCTCGGGTTCCTCGTCGGCGCGCTGGTCGGCGCGGTCGCCGCGGAGGTCCTCGCCGGGCGCTCGGGCCGCGACGCCGTCCGCGCCGGGATCGGCGCGTTCGCCGGGACGGTCGGCGGCGTCGTCGCGAAGGCGCTCGTGCTCGTCGCGATGGCGGTCGTGATGGTGCCGGCCCTGGCGTGA
- a CDS encoding YheV family putative metal-binding protein, translating to MYDAEGEHDGTPCPACGRTGTIRWHFAEGFDELECPACGYRSDDADLMDLTRAALDVLERDDEETAPPPRGDALRA from the coding sequence ATGTACGACGCCGAAGGCGAGCACGACGGAACGCCATGCCCGGCGTGCGGACGCACGGGCACGATCCGCTGGCACTTCGCGGAGGGCTTCGACGAGCTCGAGTGCCCCGCGTGCGGCTACCGAAGCGACGACGCCGACCTCATGGACTTGACGCGCGCCGCCCTGGACGTCCTCGAACGCGACGACGAGGAGACCGCGCCACCCCCGCGCGGTGACGCGTTGCGCGCCTGA
- the dtd gene encoding D-aminoacyl-tRNA deacylase — translation MQRARDASVAVDGVPVGAIERGLVVLVGVARGDGDEDVAKLAAKLAGLRIFDDDAGRMNLDVAAVGGAVLLVSQFTLQADTRSGTRPGFSPAAPPEAAEPLYAALADALRARGLPVETGRFGAAMEVRLVNEGPVTIWLDTRERMGAPAWT, via the coding sequence GTGCAACGCGCACGCGACGCGTCGGTCGCGGTGGACGGCGTCCCGGTCGGCGCGATCGAGCGGGGCCTGGTGGTCCTGGTGGGCGTCGCACGGGGCGACGGCGACGAGGACGTCGCGAAGCTCGCGGCGAAGCTCGCGGGCCTGCGCATCTTCGACGACGACGCGGGCCGCATGAACCTCGACGTCGCCGCGGTCGGCGGAGCGGTGCTCCTCGTCAGCCAGTTCACGCTGCAGGCCGACACCCGCAGCGGGACGCGGCCCGGCTTCTCCCCCGCCGCGCCGCCCGAGGCGGCCGAACCCCTCTACGCGGCGCTCGCCGACGCCCTCCGGGCGCGCGGCCTCCCGGTGGAGACCGGGCGGTTCGGTGCGGCGATGGAGGTGCGCCTCGTGAACGAGGGGCCCGTGACGATCTGGCTCGATACGCGCGAGCGGATGGGGGCCCCCGCATGGACGTGA
- a CDS encoding NTP transferase domain-containing protein, whose translation MIAGASVAVILAAGQGTRMRSERPKVVHEVAGRAMVGHVVRAAHGAGVGDVVVVVGAGEADVRAALAHEDVRFVRQAQPRGTGDALAAARDAVADAVEAGAATFVLNGDGPLVRPETLDDLARVHAGGAAPGAGVTVATAFPSDPSGLGRIVRDADGGVARIVEEADADAATRAVRETNAGTYVLGPDVWPRLAALGADNAQGEVYLTDLAAASVADGAPVRAAPLADPDDAAAANDRRDLARLEAIAQARLARRWMTAGVTFRAPGTTFLHDDVALAPDVVLEPGVVLERGTRVGAGAHVGAGAYLAGCTVAPGARVAPHTVATDATLPA comes from the coding sequence GTGATCGCGGGCGCCTCCGTCGCGGTGATCCTGGCCGCGGGGCAGGGGACGCGCATGCGCTCCGAACGCCCGAAGGTCGTGCACGAGGTGGCCGGCCGCGCGATGGTCGGGCACGTCGTCCGCGCCGCGCACGGCGCCGGCGTCGGCGACGTCGTCGTGGTCGTCGGGGCGGGCGAGGCGGACGTCCGGGCCGCCCTCGCGCACGAGGACGTCCGCTTCGTTCGGCAGGCCCAGCCCCGCGGGACGGGGGACGCCCTCGCCGCCGCGCGCGACGCGGTGGCGGACGCCGTCGAGGCGGGCGCCGCGACGTTCGTCCTGAACGGCGACGGGCCGCTCGTGCGTCCCGAGACCCTCGACGACCTCGCGCGCGTCCACGCCGGCGGCGCGGCGCCCGGGGCGGGCGTGACGGTCGCGACCGCGTTTCCGAGCGACCCGAGCGGCTTGGGGCGCATCGTCCGGGACGCCGACGGCGGCGTCGCGCGGATCGTGGAGGAGGCCGACGCGGACGCCGCCACCCGCGCCGTGCGGGAGACGAACGCCGGCACCTACGTGCTCGGGCCCGACGTGTGGCCGCGCCTCGCGGCGCTCGGGGCGGACAACGCGCAGGGGGAGGTCTACCTGACCGACCTCGCCGCCGCCAGCGTCGCGGACGGCGCGCCGGTCCGCGCCGCCCCGCTCGCCGATCCCGACGACGCGGCGGCCGCCAACGACCGGCGCGACCTCGCGCGCCTCGAAGCGATCGCCCAAGCGCGCCTCGCGCGGCGCTGGATGACGGCCGGCGTCACCTTCCGGGCGCCCGGCACGACGTTCCTGCACGACGACGTCGCGTTGGCGCCCGACGTGGTGCTGGAGCCCGGCGTCGTGCTGGAGCGCGGGACGCGCGTCGGGGCGGGCGCGCACGTCGGGGCGGGGGCGTACCTCGCCGGCTGCACCGTGGCGCCCGGCGCGCGCGTCGCGCCGCACACGGTCGCGACGGACGCCACCCTGCCCGCCTGA
- a CDS encoding MogA/MoaB family molybdenum cofactor biosynthesis protein, producing MYRTVLLTLSDKGAAGEREDTAADAVRAALDGAPFEEVGYELLPDERPRLRARLRLWCDGGDADLVLTIGGTGLAARDRTPEATRDVLDREVPGLAERMRAVGMQATPKAALSRAVVGVRGGTLIVNLPGSVKGARESLEAVLPVLPHALDVLRGEGRGDPGGWHA from the coding sequence ATGTACCGCACGGTCCTGTTGACCCTCTCCGACAAGGGCGCGGCCGGCGAACGGGAGGACACCGCCGCCGACGCCGTCCGCGCCGCCCTCGACGGCGCACCGTTCGAGGAGGTCGGCTACGAACTGCTGCCCGACGAACGCCCCCGCCTGCGGGCGCGCCTGCGGTTGTGGTGCGACGGCGGCGACGCCGACCTCGTCCTCACGATCGGCGGGACCGGCCTCGCCGCCCGCGACCGCACGCCGGAAGCGACCCGCGACGTGCTGGACCGCGAGGTGCCCGGCCTCGCCGAACGCATGCGGGCCGTCGGGATGCAGGCGACCCCGAAGGCGGCCCTGTCGCGCGCGGTGGTCGGCGTCCGGGGCGGCACGTTGATCGTGAACCTCCCCGGCAGCGTCAAGGGCGCGCGGGAGTCGCTCGAGGCGGTCCTTCCGGTCCTACCGCACGCCCTGGACGTCCTGCGCGGCGAAGGTCGCGGCGACCCCGGCGGCTGGCACGCGTGA
- the carA gene encoding glutamine-hydrolyzing carbamoyl-phosphate synthase small subunit, translating into MALLNKPPAVLALEDGTLYRGYAFGVPGDTVGEIVFNTSMTGYQEILTDPSYHGQIVTMTYPHIGNYGVSVYDMESNRPFARGFVVREFSRTASNHRAHQDLQSFMEQHAIVGIEGIDTRALTRRLRTGGVVKGVIHHGAVDDDEAAALVARAAAHEDIDGRDMTPEVTTPLPYARPSFRETPRVVVIDFGIKHSIVYKLEQAGAEVIVVPAQTTPAQIMALDPYGLVLSNGPGDPDGPKYAHDTVWQMLGLVPTYGICMGHQLLGLAVGGTTYKLRHGHHGANTPVKNVVTGEVEITSQNHNYAVDVDTIPGNQFRATHLNLNDGTLEGMAHVRYPVFSVQYHPEASPGPHDANYLFRRFIEEVNAFEGATSLPTGRALAEG; encoded by the coding sequence ATGGCGCTGCTGAACAAGCCCCCCGCCGTCCTCGCCCTCGAGGACGGCACCCTGTACCGCGGGTACGCCTTCGGCGTACCGGGGGACACGGTCGGCGAGATCGTGTTCAACACCTCCATGACGGGGTACCAGGAGATCCTGACCGACCCGAGCTACCACGGTCAGATCGTGACGATGACGTACCCCCACATCGGCAACTACGGGGTGTCGGTGTACGACATGGAGTCCAACCGCCCGTTCGCGCGGGGGTTCGTCGTCCGCGAGTTCTCGCGGACCGCCAGCAACCACCGCGCCCACCAGGACCTGCAGAGCTTCATGGAGCAGCACGCCATCGTCGGGATCGAGGGGATCGACACCCGCGCGCTGACGCGCCGCCTGCGGACCGGCGGGGTCGTGAAGGGCGTCATCCACCACGGCGCGGTCGACGACGACGAGGCGGCCGCCCTCGTCGCGCGCGCCGCGGCGCACGAGGACATCGACGGGCGCGACATGACGCCGGAGGTCACCACCCCGCTGCCGTACGCCCGCCCCTCGTTCCGGGAGACGCCCCGCGTCGTCGTCATCGATTTCGGCATCAAGCACTCGATCGTCTACAAGCTCGAGCAGGCCGGCGCGGAGGTCATCGTCGTGCCGGCGCAGACGACGCCCGCCCAGATCATGGCGCTCGACCCGTACGGTCTCGTGCTCAGCAACGGGCCCGGCGACCCCGACGGCCCGAAGTACGCGCACGACACCGTCTGGCAGATGCTGGGGCTCGTGCCGACCTACGGGATCTGCATGGGGCACCAACTCCTCGGCCTCGCGGTCGGTGGGACGACGTACAAGCTCCGGCACGGGCACCACGGCGCCAACACGCCCGTGAAGAACGTCGTGACGGGCGAGGTGGAGATCACCAGCCAGAACCACAACTACGCCGTGGACGTCGACACGATCCCCGGGAACCAGTTCCGCGCGACGCACCTCAACCTCAACGACGGGACGCTCGAGGGCATGGCGCACGTCCGCTACCCGGTGTTCAGCGTCCAGTACCACCCGGAGGCGAGCCCCGGACCGCACGACGCGAACTACCTGTTCCGGCGCTTCATCGAAGAGGTCAACGCCTTCGAGGGCGCGACGTCGCTGCCGACGGGGCGGGCGCTGGCGGAGGGCTGA
- a CDS encoding aminotransferase class V-fold PLP-dependent enzyme, with the protein MTRPQQVPFDAVRAAFPAVVRGDTTFLDNASGAQLPERVLDAMNDAMRTLQVNKGGAYPASMRVTDAKEAVRARTAAFLGVHGDADGVAFGANATTLLFLLAEAVADGLEAGDVVIVTGLDHHANVDPWRRLARRGVEVRTWAPDAEGTLHLDDLAALWDARVRVVAMTAASNLIGTYAPVAEVGAWLEGRDARLVVDAVHYAPHRLPDAAAWGADAVAFSPYKVVAPHLGALWIAADWRAELADWGLAFLPAGPLRWEPGTQNHEAIVAFGAALDHLAWIGELAGAAADAPDRARWAAAFAAIQAHETALCGRLLEGLDARGAVRVGRPGVDGRTATVAFTVPWADAADVAARLGRRSIAVTAGHAYAERLARVHLNRPDGVVRASLLHYSDAGDVDRLLTALDEEAAAAQA; encoded by the coding sequence ATGACGCGACCCCAGCAGGTGCCCTTCGACGCCGTCCGCGCCGCGTTCCCCGCCGTCGTGCGCGGCGACACCACGTTCCTCGACAACGCCTCCGGCGCGCAGCTTCCCGAACGGGTCCTGGACGCGATGAACGACGCGATGCGGACCCTGCAGGTCAACAAGGGCGGCGCCTACCCCGCCTCGATGCGCGTCACGGACGCGAAGGAGGCGGTGCGGGCCCGCACCGCGGCGTTCCTCGGGGTGCACGGCGACGCGGACGGCGTCGCGTTCGGGGCGAACGCGACGACCTTGCTGTTCCTCCTCGCCGAAGCGGTCGCCGACGGCCTCGAGGCGGGCGACGTCGTGATCGTGACGGGGCTCGATCACCACGCGAACGTCGATCCGTGGCGGCGTCTGGCGCGCCGCGGGGTGGAGGTCCGCACGTGGGCGCCCGACGCCGAGGGCACCCTGCATCTCGACGACCTCGCGGCGCTCTGGGACGCGCGGGTGCGGGTCGTGGCGATGACCGCCGCCAGCAACCTGATCGGGACGTACGCGCCGGTCGCCGAGGTCGGCGCGTGGCTCGAGGGGCGCGACGCGCGCCTGGTGGTGGACGCGGTGCACTACGCCCCCCACCGCCTCCCGGACGCCGCGGCGTGGGGCGCCGACGCCGTCGCGTTCAGTCCCTACAAGGTCGTCGCACCGCACCTCGGGGCGTTGTGGATCGCCGCCGACTGGCGGGCGGAGCTCGCCGATTGGGGGTTGGCGTTCCTCCCCGCCGGCCCGCTGCGCTGGGAGCCGGGCACGCAGAACCACGAGGCGATCGTGGCGTTCGGGGCGGCGCTCGATCACCTCGCGTGGATCGGGGAGCTCGCGGGGGCGGCCGCGGACGCTCCGGACCGCGCGCGGTGGGCGGCGGCGTTCGCCGCGATTCAGGCGCACGAGACCGCCCTGTGCGGGCGGCTTCTCGAGGGGCTCGACGCACGCGGGGCGGTGCGGGTCGGGCGGCCCGGCGTCGACGGCCGGACGGCGACGGTCGCCTTCACGGTGCCGTGGGCCGACGCGGCGGACGTCGCTGCCCGCCTCGGGCGTCGGTCGATCGCCGTGACCGCCGGGCACGCCTACGCCGAACGCCTCGCCCGCGTGCACCTGAACCGGCCCGACGGCGTGGTGCGCGCCAGCCTCCTGCACTACTCCGACGCCGGGGACGTCGACCGGCTCCTCACCGCGCTCGACGAGGAGGCCGCCGCGGCGCAGGCCTGA
- a CDS encoding uracil-DNA glycosylase, with amino-acid sequence MTLDDVARAATEKPAALHDLSDHVVFGEGPPDADLMIVGEAPGEDEDLSGRPFVGRAGQLLDKILASVDLAREEVYVTNLVKRRPPENRNPSREEIAASAPLLVDQIKVIRPRLIAPLGNVPTRWFLETQEGITTLHGTWHDWNGLRVMPLYHPAYLLRNPSREKGGAKWRMWEAMQTLVAALRTLPDARDPVAIDTAKQPELF; translated from the coding sequence ATGACGTTGGACGACGTCGCCCGCGCGGCGACCGAGAAACCCGCCGCCCTGCACGACCTCTCCGACCACGTGGTGTTCGGCGAAGGGCCCCCGGACGCCGACCTGATGATCGTGGGCGAAGCGCCCGGCGAGGACGAGGACCTGAGCGGTCGACCGTTCGTCGGCCGCGCCGGGCAACTGCTCGACAAGATCCTCGCCAGCGTCGACCTGGCCCGCGAAGAGGTGTACGTCACGAACCTCGTGAAGCGCCGACCGCCGGAGAACCGCAACCCGAGCCGCGAGGAGATCGCGGCGTCCGCGCCGCTGCTCGTGGACCAGATCAAGGTGATTCGGCCGCGCCTGATCGCGCCGCTCGGGAACGTCCCCACCCGCTGGTTCCTCGAGACGCAGGAGGGCATCACGACCCTCCACGGCACCTGGCACGACTGGAACGGCCTGCGCGTCATGCCGCTCTACCACCCGGCCTACCTGCTGCGGAACCCGAGTCGCGAGAAGGGGGGCGCGAAGTGGCGGATGTGGGAGGCGATGCAGACCCTCGTCGCCGCGCTCCGCACCCTGCCGGACGCCCGCGACCCCGTCGCGATCGACACCGCGAAACAACCGGAGTTGTTCTGA
- the lgt gene encoding prolipoprotein diacylglyceryl transferase, with product MDPILLELGPLALRWYGLLIVAGVLIGSTWSLREARRRDMNADALLDLAPWLVVAGLVGARLVFVLTSPGPFFGPGGDPASAFAIWQGGISIHGGVIGIALAVFVLGPRRGLRPWSVLDVLTPIGAFGIIGGRIGNVMNGTDTGGRLTEWPIGVAWPERGTETFGAVGRVIFGDDLWAYAPPVCANVPAGEACMVHLTPIYGALVGVALIPLLAWAFRRSRTPGFVFAVFVLGYSLLRSVIEEPFRDNPLFLPVVENASAGVGLFTLTQLVSVPLILVAAYALVRMDPDAGPRRERLTQRAKR from the coding sequence ATGGATCCGATTCTCCTGGAACTGGGGCCCCTGGCGCTGCGTTGGTACGGGCTGTTGATCGTCGCGGGCGTGCTGATCGGCTCGACGTGGAGCCTCCGCGAAGCGCGCCGCCGCGACATGAACGCCGACGCCCTCCTCGATTTGGCGCCGTGGCTCGTCGTCGCCGGCCTCGTCGGCGCGCGCCTGGTGTTCGTCCTCACCAGCCCGGGGCCGTTCTTCGGGCCCGGCGGCGACCCGGCGTCGGCGTTCGCCATCTGGCAGGGCGGCATCAGCATCCACGGGGGCGTGATCGGCATCGCCCTCGCCGTGTTCGTGCTGGGCCCCCGGCGCGGACTTCGGCCCTGGTCGGTGCTGGACGTCCTGACGCCGATCGGCGCGTTCGGGATCATCGGGGGGCGGATCGGCAACGTCATGAACGGGACCGACACCGGGGGGCGCCTGACGGAGTGGCCGATCGGCGTCGCGTGGCCCGAACGCGGCACCGAAACGTTCGGTGCGGTCGGGCGCGTGATCTTCGGGGACGACCTGTGGGCGTACGCACCGCCCGTCTGCGCGAACGTCCCGGCGGGGGAGGCGTGCATGGTGCACCTCACGCCGATCTACGGCGCCCTCGTCGGTGTGGCGTTGATCCCGCTGTTGGCGTGGGCGTTCCGCCGCAGCCGCACCCCCGGGTTCGTGTTCGCGGTCTTCGTGCTCGGCTACTCGCTGCTGCGCAGCGTCATCGAGGAACCGTTCCGCGACAACCCGCTGTTCCTGCCGGTGGTCGAGAACGCGTCGGCCGGCGTCGGGCTGTTCACCCTCACGCAGCTCGTGTCGGTCCCCCTGATCCTCGTCGCCGCGTACGCGTTGGTGCGGATGGATCCCGACGCCGGCCCCCGCCGCGAACGCCTGACCCAGCGCGCGAAACGGTGA
- a CDS encoding HAD family hydrolase: MSDASDGLVLHHVSVHGLIRGHDLELGRDADTGGQTTYVVELARALGRHERVAKVVLFTRLVDDERVSDEYAAPHETLGPGASLVRIRAGGGRYRRKETLWPHLDAFVAGLMRYYRETGETPDLIHGHYADAGFVAKEVAARLGVPLIFTGHSLGRNKRRVLQRAGVDDDAIEARYHVRHRVEVEEDLLRSADRVVASTRHEVEHGYELYEAHQHADYLVLPPGTDVERFYPWTYDVDESIDPGPEIVEARVRMRRELDRFLSDPSKPLILAISRPDKRKNIDGLVDAYGTNKELQSLANLAIFAGVRKDIETMSDNEREVLTDLLLRMDRYDLYGKLALPKRHDPDTDIPVLYRLAAQTRGVFINPALVENFGITLIEASASGLPVVSTDHGGPKEILAHCASGLLVDARDTEAIQRALTSILVDEEAWDRYSRAGVEGVREHYSWRAHVSTYLDAVAPLADAPPEVPWRGAVGRDLLAADALLVSDIDGTLIGGDDDAAALAELTDALAANGVAFAVASGRRLELVEAAIADGLPDPLALVTDVGSDVFYGPERRPDPGYRRRITRDWDADAVRAALLEDGLTPQEDAAQTPRKVSFLLDDPGRLPEVRAALDARGLKARLIASHGAYLDALPERAGKDAAVRWLAETWGFDPKRIVVAGDSGNDEAMLSAKTPAIVVGNHHGELAHLRGRRGIRFARATHAAGVLEGLRALGFVR, translated from the coding sequence GTGTCCGACGCATCGGACGGCCTGGTGCTGCACCACGTCAGCGTGCACGGCCTCATCCGTGGTCACGATCTGGAACTGGGGCGCGACGCCGACACCGGCGGGCAGACGACGTACGTCGTCGAACTCGCTCGGGCGCTCGGCCGCCACGAACGCGTGGCGAAGGTCGTGCTGTTCACCCGCCTCGTCGACGACGAACGCGTCTCCGACGAGTACGCCGCCCCGCACGAGACGCTCGGGCCGGGCGCGTCGCTGGTCCGCATCCGGGCCGGCGGCGGCCGCTACCGCCGCAAGGAGACCCTCTGGCCACACCTCGACGCGTTCGTGGCCGGCCTGATGCGGTACTACCGGGAGACCGGCGAGACGCCCGACCTGATCCACGGCCACTACGCCGACGCGGGCTTCGTCGCCAAGGAGGTCGCCGCACGGCTCGGCGTGCCACTGATCTTCACGGGGCACAGCCTGGGGCGCAACAAACGCCGGGTGCTGCAGCGCGCCGGCGTCGACGACGACGCGATCGAGGCGCGCTACCACGTCCGCCACCGCGTCGAGGTCGAGGAGGACCTCCTGCGCAGCGCCGACCGGGTGGTCGCCAGCACCCGCCACGAGGTGGAGCACGGCTACGAACTCTACGAGGCGCACCAGCACGCCGACTACCTGGTGCTTCCACCCGGCACCGACGTCGAGCGGTTCTACCCCTGGACGTACGACGTCGACGAGTCGATCGACCCGGGACCGGAGATCGTCGAGGCGCGCGTCCGGATGCGCCGCGAGTTGGACCGCTTCCTGAGCGACCCCTCGAAGCCGCTCATCCTGGCGATCAGTCGGCCCGACAAACGCAAGAACATCGACGGGCTCGTCGACGCGTACGGCACGAACAAGGAGCTGCAGAGCCTCGCGAACCTGGCGATCTTCGCCGGCGTGCGCAAGGACATCGAAACGATGAGCGACAACGAGCGCGAGGTCCTCACCGACCTGCTTCTGCGCATGGACCGCTACGACCTGTACGGCAAGCTGGCGCTGCCGAAGCGCCACGATCCCGACACCGACATCCCGGTCCTCTACCGCCTCGCGGCCCAAACGCGGGGCGTGTTCATCAACCCCGCCCTCGTCGAGAACTTCGGCATCACGCTGATCGAGGCGTCCGCGTCCGGCCTTCCGGTGGTCTCCACCGATCACGGCGGCCCGAAGGAGATCCTGGCGCACTGCGCGTCCGGTCTGCTCGTCGACGCGCGCGACACCGAAGCGATCCAGCGGGCGCTCACGTCGATCCTCGTCGACGAGGAGGCCTGGGACCGCTACAGCCGCGCGGGCGTGGAGGGGGTGCGCGAGCACTACAGTTGGCGGGCGCACGTCTCGACCTACCTCGACGCCGTCGCTCCGCTCGCCGACGCGCCGCCCGAGGTGCCGTGGCGCGGCGCGGTCGGTCGCGACCTGCTGGCCGCCGACGCGCTGCTCGTGAGCGACATCGACGGCACCCTGATCGGTGGGGACGACGACGCCGCCGCCCTCGCCGAGCTCACCGACGCGCTCGCGGCGAACGGCGTCGCCTTCGCGGTCGCGTCGGGACGCCGCCTCGAGCTCGTGGAGGCCGCGATCGCCGACGGCCTCCCCGACCCGCTCGCGCTCGTCACGGACGTCGGCAGCGACGTGTTCTACGGCCCCGAGCGACGACCCGACCCGGGCTACCGGCGGCGGATCACCCGGGATTGGGACGCGGACGCGGTCCGCGCCGCCCTGCTCGAGGACGGCCTGACGCCGCAGGAGGACGCCGCGCAGACGCCGCGCAAGGTCAGTTTCCTGCTGGACGACCCAGGCCGCCTGCCCGAGGTGCGCGCCGCGCTCGACGCGCGCGGGCTGAAGGCGCGGTTGATCGCGTCGCACGGCGCGTACCTCGACGCCCTGCCCGAGCGGGCGGGGAAGGACGCCGCCGTGCGTTGGTTGGCGGAGACGTGGGGGTTCGATCCGAAACGGATCGTGGTGGCGGGCGACAGCGGCAACGACGAAGCGATGCTGAGCGCGAAAACGCCGGCGATCGTCGTCGGGAACCACCACGGGGAGCTCGCGCACCTGCGGGGCCGGCGCGGCATCCGCTTCGCCCGCGCGACGCACGCCGCCGGCGTCCTCGAGGGGTTGCGGGCGCTCGGCTTCGTGCGCTGA